The window TTTTGTCGCCATCTCCTCATAACCCTCATCTTCAAGAAGAATCGTGTCGTCGACCAGATAATCAATGAAATGGAAGTCCCTTTCCCACATGAGGGTTACAACATCATCATCGAGGGCCTCTTTATCGAAGTCCATGGAGATTATCTTCAGGAAATCTTCGACCTCCTCAAGGGGTATTCCCTGTTTAAAGGTGATTTCACGTACGCCGTCCTTGAAAAAAAACAGGGAAAGGCTTTCCTCCTTGTCTTCATTGTGGTATATCAGATCATCCTGGAGGAAGATATCGTACTGCCTGATTCTGAAGGTGAGTGAGCCCTCGGCTTCAACTGCGGAGGATATCCTGCCGTAGATGGTATCTATAGTCTTCTTGTAGATGGGATTGTTTTCGGGGTAAAGCCTCAGGTTTTTTTTCGCTTTAATAAGCGATTGCAGAAGATCCTTGATCTCTTCGGTTTCCACCATACCTTACACCATAGGGAGCCTTCGCTCTCTGAGGTAGTTTCTGATTATCATCCGTGCTGAATTAAGCCGTTGAAGCTTCAGGTTCCTGAGCCTTATTGCCTGGGAATCATTGAAGGGGAATTTCTCTCCCCTTACCTCTATCAGTACATGCTGAATCTCCTTATAGAGGTCCTGCACGACTTCCGGTTTAATGGGTTTCAAAAACAGAGGGTTTACGATAGTGTAACCTTCGGCAATATCCCAGATTACCGCCTTAAGGTTCTTGCCTCTAATCCCCGTCATTGGAGGCCTTCTTTCTCGCAAAGATTTTAGATATAATTATACCAGCCTCAAACAGAATAATGATAGGCCCGGCCATGAGTGTCTGGTTGAAAGCATCAGGTGTCGGCGTGAGGATGGCAGCAAGGATGAAGGCCACAAGTACCGCATACTTTCTGTTTTTTGCCAGTGTTTGAGGAGAGACTATCCCGAGTTTTGTGAGGAAAAGTATAACTATGGGCAGTTCGAATACCATACCGAAGGAGAGCAGGAATTTCAGGGTGAAATCGATATAGCTTCCCACCGAGAGCATGGGGATAAGGGATTCGGTCTTGTAAGTCAGGAGAAAGCTCATTGCAAAGGGGAGAATTATTGCAAAGCAGAACAGGTCACCGAGGAGAAAAAGGCCGGTCCCGGCTACTATAAAGGGTCCGATATATTTCTTTTCCGTGGGTAGCAGTCCCGGCCCGACAAACTTCCAGAGTTGATAGAGGATGACGGGAATGGAGAGAATTATACCTGCCACTATGGATACCTTGATGTGCATCCAGAATGCCTCAGCCGGGGCTAAAAAGACAAGCTTGTTTATGGGTGATGCCTTGGGAAGCATCTCTAAATAGGGTGAACTCAACTTTATGTGGAGGTCGTACTTGAGGGGCATGGTTAAGAGCTTAAAGAGTTTTTCGGAGAAGGCGAAGGAGACGACAAAACCAATAATAACAGCGACAAGAGACTTGATGAGTCTCTGCCTTAATTCAGTAAGATGGGCAGTGAAGGGGAGCGTTTCATTTGCCATCTACTTCTGGTTTCCTCCCCTCATCCTGCTTGTCGGATTCCCCAGGCTCGGCTTCGCCGCCTTTTTCAGAGATGCCGGCATCGGCATCTTCCGTGCCGGGTGTTATATCGGCATTGGATTCCTCTGGCTCGGCTTTGTCGACCTTTTCAGAGATGCCGGCATCGGCATCTTCGGAGCCGGCTGTTATATCGGCGTTGGAGTTTTTTTCCGAAAACGGTGACTGATCGGCAACGTCGTGTAGTCCATCCTTTATCGGTGTCTCTATTTCTTCCATCTCTGAATCGATCTGTTCCTTGACCCCCTGAAGGGTCTTCTTCAGTTCAGCCATGCCCTTTCCGAGAGACCTTGCAAGTTCAGGCAGTTTCTGGGGCCCGACAATGATGAGAGCAACAACAAAGATTACAATAAGTTCCTGTATTCCGAGATCAAACATTGATTAGTCCACCCGTGTGCTTATATATATATAGCCGGTTTTTCTCTTAATTAACAGTAAGACGGTATCGCCCTTATCAACGACCTTGAGTATAGAGGCCATCTCCTCGACGGAGGTAATCCTCTTCCTGTTCAACTCAAGTATAATGTCGCCCTTGTGAATATTCTCACGTGCCGCGGGACCCTCCTCATTAACCCTTATCACCACTACCCCGCCCCCGTCTTTTATTCCGAACTGTTCGGCAATAGCGGGATGGAGGGTCTTGGTCATGATACCCAGGGTCTTTTCTATAATTGCCTGAGGGGTGGCAATCCCCTCCTTCAACTTTACGATTGTTACCTCCAGGACAACTTCCCTGCCGTTCCTGAAGACCGTTACAGGCACGGTGCTTTCCACGGGAGATGCCGCAACAAGTCGAGGAAGTACATGCATGTCCTCTATCTTCTTATCATTGTATTTTATGATGATGTCACCCCTCTTCATGCCGGCCTTGTCTGCGGGGGAACCCGGTGTGATATCGGCTATGATAGCCCCGTACGATTCCTTCAGGCCGAATTTCTCGGCAATTTCAGGTGTGACCTTCTGTACTGTGACCCCTAACCATCCCCTCTCCACATGCCCCTTCTCCTTCAGTGACGTAACTATATCCTTTGCAATGTTGATTGGTATGGCAAAGCCTATCCCGATATTGCCGCCCGAAGTTGAGAAGATTGCACTGTTTATCCCGACCACCTCTCCGTTTATGTTGAAGAGGGGACCACCGGAGTTGCCGGGGTTGATGGCCGCATCGGTCTGGATGAAATCATCGTAGGGTCCTGAGCCGAGGATCCTCCCCTTTGCGCTTACAATTCCCGCCGTCACTGTGTTTCCAAGACCGAAAGGGTTTCCTATCGCAATAACCCAATCACCAACCTCAAGTGCATCGGAATCTCCCAGAGGGGCAACAGGGAGCGTTTTCTTTGAATAAATCTTTATAAGTGCTATATCCGTTTTCTGGTCTTTGCCGATTACGGTTGCCTTATACTCTGTTTCATCCCATAGCCTGACCCTTATATCCTCAGCCTTGTCAATTACATGGTAGTTGGTAAGGATGTACCCGTCTTTGTCTATTATGAAGCCGGAGCCGAGTGACTGCCTTCTGAATTTCTTCTCCCTTTCCTGTGGTGTCTGTTCGGAGGAGAAGGGAAACGGCAGTCCCCTTTCCTTGTATATTCTTGTCGTGCTTATATTTACAACACTCCTGGCCCTCAGTTTTACAATACTTGAGAATGACTCAGGGACCGGTGTGCCGAAAGCACCGCTTGCTAAAGACAGGGCAAAGATAAGAATAAAAAAGGACACCGGCAATCTTTTCATCGTATGACTTCCTCCGGGTACTGTATATTATATATTTTTATGTCTTATAAAAAAATGTGCTTAACAGGAAGAAGAATCTCAACTCCGGTTCCCTGTTTTTGAAATCATAGCCAAGCCCGAGGGTTACAAAGGTATCAGGGGTTAATTTTACCCTATAACCCGCTCTTCCTTCCACCTGGTCGATATGTGCAGAGAAATGGCTCTTTTTTATAATTATCTCCGTCAGGAGGTTCACGTTGTGGACTGCGGCCAGATCAAGACCGAACCTCAGCTCGATTTCTTTTTTGTAGTCTGAATCAAAGGGTATGTGATAGAAGAGGTTCAGATTGCCGGAAAAGGGGCCGAGCCTCTTGGTCAAAATAAGTCCCCCGCCGACACGGCCACCGATGGACAGTTCCTCCCTCCCGGGAAGGGAAAAATCCACTATATACGAAAATGACGGCCCGTATCTCCTCTCCGTTATGATGCTGTGTTTTAGCCCTATGGTTATATCCTGCATCCCTTCCGAACCCGACAGCCCCACAACAAGAGGAAGGCTGGCAAGCAGGTCAACCTGTTTCAAAAGGCCATATTCCGCATTTAGGCTCAACCTGTAAAAGTTGGGGTCAACAGACTTCTCAATTCCCAGCATGACCCCGATATTTTCCTTGCCGACGGTAAAGGCGTTCATGGTGGAAATCGCCCCCAGGGGCTGGACGGGCTGAATGCCCTGTACGTCGAAGCCGAAGGCTGAGGTGCTCAGTGCGGTGAGGAGAAAGAGAGTCATGATCGAGAAGCGCCTTAAATTCATTACTAAAAATAACAGAAACATAAGATGCCTGTCAATTTTGCCGGTCTGTTTAGTTTTGCATCAATGCTTATACCATTAAATCAGGTAAATCAGGCGATTGGATGTCGTTAGCTGTGCCTTATGGGCTTTTCACTCCATGGCTGCCTCAGAGGAAATTCTCCAGGTCACCCCGGGATGTGAGTTTTTTAAGAGTTCAAACCCGATAGCATTCACCACTAATATAGAGTCTGTGTATAAAGTCGAACAGTTGTCGTTTTTCCGTCATTCCCCGAAAGCGTTCGGGGAATCGTTCTTTAGGATTCCCGGCTCCCGAATGCGTTCGGGATTGCGGGAATGACAAATAACCGTAGTTTATACACAGACTCTATATATTTCTGAGTTGCCGATAGAGATTCCATCAATTTGGCCCCGACTCAAACAGCGGATTTGAGATATCCCTGTTGTAAATGAAAGAATCGCTCGGTTTAGGTATAATATATGTCGAAATCCCGCTCTTTAAGGAGGATAGATTGGATAGATACGATCCCGGAAAGGTTGAACCGCGGTGGCAGAAGTATTGGGAGCAGGAGGATCTTTACAGGTCTCTGCCGGATCGCAGGAGGCCCAAGTTCTACTGTCTTGAGATGTTTCCATATCCATCGGGCAGGATTCACATGGGGCATGTGAGGAATTATGCCATCGGGGACGTGGTGGCACGTTACAAGCGGATGAGGGGTTTTAATGTCCTTCATCCCATGGGGTGGGATGCCTTCGGGCTGCCGGCCGAAAATGCCGCCATTAATCACGGTGTTCATCCGGCGAAATGGACCCGCGAGAATATTGAATATATGAAAGAGCAGCTGAAACGTATGGGGT is drawn from bacterium BMS3Abin08 and contains these coding sequences:
- the tatC gene encoding sec-independent protein translocase protein TatC codes for the protein MANETLPFTAHLTELRQRLIKSLVAVIIGFVVSFAFSEKLFKLLTMPLKYDLHIKLSSPYLEMLPKASPINKLVFLAPAEAFWMHIKVSIVAGIILSIPVILYQLWKFVGPGLLPTEKKYIGPFIVAGTGLFLLGDLFCFAIILPFAMSFLLTYKTESLIPMLSVGSYIDFTLKFLLSFGMVFELPIVILFLTKLGIVSPQTLAKNRKYAVLVAFILAAILTPTPDAFNQTLMAGPIIILFEAGIIISKIFARKKASNDGD
- the tatAd_2 gene encoding sec-independent protein translocase protein TatAd, which gives rise to MFDLGIQELIVIFVVALIIVGPQKLPELARSLGKGMAELKKTLQGVKEQIDSEMEEIETPIKDGLHDVADQSPFSEKNSNADITAGSEDADAGISEKVDKAEPEESNADITPGTEDADAGISEKGGEAEPGESDKQDEGRKPEVDGK
- the mucD_3 gene encoding putative periplasmic serine endoprotease DegP-like precursor; the protein is MKRLPVSFFILIFALSLASGAFGTPVPESFSSIVKLRARSVVNISTTRIYKERGLPFPFSSEQTPQEREKKFRRQSLGSGFIIDKDGYILTNYHVIDKAEDIRVRLWDETEYKATVIGKDQKTDIALIKIYSKKTLPVAPLGDSDALEVGDWVIAIGNPFGLGNTVTAGIVSAKGRILGSGPYDDFIQTDAAINPGNSGGPLFNINGEVVGINSAIFSTSGGNIGIGFAIPINIAKDIVTSLKEKGHVERGWLGVTVQKVTPEIAEKFGLKESYGAIIADITPGSPADKAGMKRGDIIIKYNDKKIEDMHVLPRLVAASPVESTVPVTVFRNGREVVLEVTIVKLKEGIATPQAIIEKTLGIMTKTLHPAIAEQFGIKDGGGVVVIRVNEEGPAARENIHKGDIILELNRKRITSVEEMASILKVVDKGDTVLLLIKRKTGYIYISTRVD